From Vagococcus jeotgali, one genomic window encodes:
- the map gene encoding type I methionyl aminopeptidase → MITLKSPREIEMMGESGRLLASVHEALRAFIKPGITSWDIEVFVRDMIEKNGGIAAQIGYEGYKYATCCSINDEICHGFPRKQVLKNGDLIKVDMCIDLKGAMSDSCWAYVVGESTPEIDKLMAVTKHALYLGIEQAQVGNRIGDIGHAIQTYVEGEGFSVVRDFIGHGIGPTIHEGPPVPHYGQPGKGTRLKEGMVITIEPMVNTGTWKMKMEDNGWTAVTADGGLSCQYEHTIAITSDGPKILTLQDE, encoded by the coding sequence ATGATTACTTTAAAGTCTCCAAGAGAGATTGAAATGATGGGAGAGTCTGGACGACTTCTAGCAAGCGTACATGAAGCTCTAAGGGCATTTATAAAACCAGGTATTACAAGTTGGGATATTGAAGTATTTGTACGTGATATGATTGAAAAAAATGGTGGTATCGCTGCCCAAATTGGTTATGAGGGATATAAATATGCGACATGTTGTAGTATCAATGATGAGATTTGCCATGGTTTTCCTAGAAAACAAGTATTAAAAAATGGTGATCTTATTAAAGTTGACATGTGTATTGATTTAAAAGGGGCAATGAGTGACTCTTGTTGGGCTTATGTAGTTGGTGAGTCGACGCCTGAGATTGATAAATTGATGGCAGTTACTAAACATGCCCTATACTTAGGTATCGAGCAAGCGCAAGTGGGAAATCGTATTGGTGATATTGGTCATGCGATTCAGACTTATGTTGAAGGTGAAGGTTTTTCTGTCGTTCGTGACTTTATTGGACATGGTATTGGACCAACGATCCATGAAGGGCCTCCAGTTCCTCACTACGGTCAACCTGGAAAAGGTACCCGCTTAAAAGAGGGTATGGTAATTACCATTGAACCCATGGTCAACACAGGAACTTGGAAAATGAAAATGGAAGACAATGGTTGGACAGCTGTAACAGCTGATGGTGGCTTAAGTTGTCAGTATGAGCATACCATTGCTATTACTTCTGATGGACCCAAAATTTTAACACTACAAGATGAATAG
- a CDS encoding YihY/virulence factor BrkB family protein, translating to MLSPEKKRELKDMFSLFMETFHDSEMKIYAIVVTYYMLLSFFPLLIAIGNILPFLHINENTVLPYIRELLPPDVYAIMNDTIKSLLETSSGGLLSISAIGTFWAISKGINGIRISLDKAYGIGYQKKAFIKRIAAFFMVFLLLLALIVLMFAMAFGQTILEYVLPRIGLPNDILHTFKTLRWPVTSSILFVTLVCIYYFVPSAKIHFRTIIPGTIFTTVSWMIVTQFFSLYVTHFSKRITSYGIIGGFIIFMFWLDIAASIVIIGGIINVTLEKFFYGSITTKQTKLGTYIQKKTGDIKQQAVAKAKGHKASKLKTKAGIKEEEEEIEQRALKRKEEHEKKKEDHTKF from the coding sequence ATGTTATCACCGGAAAAAAAGAGAGAGCTTAAGGACATGTTTTCTCTTTTCATGGAAACATTTCACGATTCTGAAATGAAAATCTATGCCATAGTCGTGACGTATTACATGCTCTTATCTTTTTTTCCACTGTTGATTGCTATTGGAAATATTTTACCGTTTTTACATATTAATGAAAACACGGTACTACCTTACATCCGAGAACTACTTCCACCAGATGTGTATGCGATTATGAATGATACAATAAAAAGTTTGTTGGAAACCAGTAGTGGTGGGTTACTATCTATTTCTGCTATTGGTACGTTTTGGGCAATTAGTAAGGGAATAAATGGTATCAGAATCAGCTTAGATAAAGCATATGGTATTGGGTATCAAAAAAAAGCATTTATCAAACGAATTGCTGCCTTTTTTATGGTTTTTCTACTACTATTAGCACTTATTGTGTTGATGTTTGCTATGGCATTTGGTCAGACGATTTTAGAGTATGTCTTACCTAGAATTGGATTGCCAAATGATATTCTCCATACCTTTAAAACACTAAGATGGCCTGTTACCTCAAGTATTTTATTTGTTACCTTAGTTTGTATTTACTACTTTGTCCCTAGTGCTAAAATTCATTTTAGAACGATCATTCCTGGAACAATTTTTACCACTGTTTCTTGGATGATTGTGACTCAGTTTTTTAGTTTATATGTGACCCATTTTTCTAAGAGAATCACTAGTTATGGAATTATTGGAGGTTTCATCATCTTCATGTTCTGGTTAGATATCGCAGCTTCTATTGTAATCATTGGTGGGATTATTAATGTGACTCTTGAGAAATTCTTTTATGGAAGCATCACAACAAAACAAACCAAACTAGGAACTTATATCCAAAAGAAAACAGGAGACATCAAACAACAAGCTGTTGCTAAGGCTAAAGGTCATAAGGCGAGTAAGTTGAAAACAAAAGCAGGTATCAAAGAAGAAGAAGAAGAAATCGAGCAACGGGCTCTAAAGCGTAAAGAAGAGCACGAAAAAAAGAAGGAAGACCACACTAAATTTTAG